A genomic segment from Actinoplanes sichuanensis encodes:
- a CDS encoding serine/threonine-protein kinase: protein MRTLGGRYRLVNRIGLGGMSEVWRGHDRVLDRPVAVKIMHPAVEGTLGETGVALVRAEARSAARLAHPNVAGVHDFGTSPGAERDVPYIVMELVEGQTLSEHLAGGPIDWRIGVRICAEVAAALAAAHAENVVHRDIKPANIMLTPSGAKVLDFGIAAVVGTPEVDPDGPVMGTPAYIAPERFDGHPATPAADMFALGTLLYHCLAGRLPWSARTHTEMVMAQRFADPEPLPHLDFLPTEVLDLCSRCLARDPSERPTALVAALLLAEAVDARVYVPLGELSSPGSRPPAISPWDERAAAAPTSAVAPADDADHIGRHRA from the coding sequence ATGCGGACACTGGGCGGCCGGTACCGGCTGGTCAACCGGATCGGCCTGGGCGGCATGTCGGAGGTGTGGCGCGGGCACGACCGGGTCCTCGACCGGCCGGTCGCCGTCAAGATCATGCATCCGGCGGTGGAGGGCACCCTCGGGGAGACCGGGGTCGCGCTCGTCCGTGCCGAAGCCCGCTCCGCCGCCCGGCTCGCCCACCCCAACGTCGCCGGGGTGCACGATTTCGGGACCTCGCCCGGGGCGGAGCGCGATGTGCCGTACATCGTGATGGAACTCGTCGAAGGGCAGACCCTGAGCGAACATCTCGCCGGAGGCCCGATCGACTGGCGCATCGGAGTGCGGATCTGCGCCGAGGTGGCCGCCGCGCTCGCCGCCGCCCACGCCGAGAACGTGGTGCACCGTGACATCAAACCGGCGAACATCATGCTCACCCCGTCCGGCGCGAAGGTCCTCGACTTCGGCATCGCGGCCGTCGTCGGCACCCCCGAGGTCGACCCGGACGGCCCGGTCATGGGCACCCCCGCCTACATCGCCCCGGAACGCTTCGACGGCCACCCGGCCACCCCGGCCGCCGACATGTTCGCCCTCGGCACGCTGCTCTACCACTGCCTGGCCGGACGGTTGCCGTGGTCGGCGCGCACCCACACCGAGATGGTGATGGCGCAACGCTTCGCCGACCCGGAGCCCCTCCCGCACCTGGATTTCCTGCCGACCGAGGTGCTCGACCTGTGCTCCCGCTGCCTGGCCCGCGACCCGTCGGAACGGCCGACCGCCCTGGTCGCGGCCCTGCTGCTGGCCGAGGCCGTCGACGCCCGCGTCTACGTCCCGCTGGGCGAACTGTCCTCACCCGGAAGCCGCCCACCGGCCATCTCCCCCTGGGACGAACGAGCCGCCGCCGCCCCGACGTCGGCGGTGGCCCCCGCCGACGACGCCGACCACATCGGTCGCCACCGGGCCTGA
- a CDS encoding sulfotransferase family protein, whose product MSLPDFLIAGVPKAGTTALHAALTGHPDLYLSPVKEPKFFLSDGPPPTIGGPGDVQTYQEHIWRRPDYEKLFAAAPPKTLKGEATPFYLYDLTAHDRIQALIPDVKLVILLRDPVDRAHSNWTHLWVAGLEEEADFLAACHAEEARKARHWADFWHYIGLGLYGRQLQHLYQRFSRDQVLLLRYRDLKDNPAETLDRVCSFLGVRTGILTAIPRENVNRHYVEDNGVNRVLRSLLRAGGDFGHRFPVPLRLAARGPLLTLLHRTKGNRPVTTPEERAALLPYFADDIALLQDVTGERYDDWLSLDRHARVA is encoded by the coding sequence ATGTCTCTTCCCGACTTCCTGATCGCCGGTGTGCCCAAAGCCGGGACCACCGCCCTGCACGCCGCCCTGACCGGCCACCCCGACCTCTACCTGTCGCCGGTCAAGGAGCCCAAGTTCTTCCTCTCCGACGGCCCGCCGCCCACCATCGGCGGCCCCGGCGACGTGCAGACCTACCAGGAGCACATCTGGCGCCGACCGGACTACGAGAAGCTGTTCGCCGCGGCGCCGCCGAAAACCCTCAAGGGCGAGGCGACACCCTTCTATCTGTACGATCTGACGGCCCACGACCGCATCCAGGCGCTCATTCCGGACGTGAAGCTGGTCATCCTGCTCCGTGACCCGGTCGACCGCGCCCACTCCAACTGGACCCACCTGTGGGTGGCCGGTCTCGAGGAGGAGGCCGACTTCCTGGCCGCCTGCCACGCCGAGGAGGCGCGTAAGGCGCGGCACTGGGCCGACTTCTGGCACTACATCGGCCTCGGCCTCTACGGGCGGCAGCTCCAGCACCTCTACCAGCGGTTCTCCCGTGATCAGGTGCTCCTGCTGCGCTACCGCGACCTCAAGGACAACCCGGCCGAGACCCTGGACCGGGTCTGCTCCTTCCTCGGTGTGCGCACCGGCATCCTGACCGCCATCCCCAGGGAGAACGTGAACCGGCACTACGTCGAGGACAACGGGGTCAACCGGGTGCTGCGGAGCCTGCTGCGGGCCGGCGGTGACTTCGGCCATCGGTTCCCGGTCCCGCTGCGCCTGGCCGCCCGCGGCCCACTGCTCACCCTGCTGCACCGCACCAAGGGGAACCGGCCGGTCACCACGCCCGAGGAACGCGCCGCGCTGCTGCCCTACTTCGCCGACGACATCGCCCTGTTGCAGGATGTCACCGGCGAACGGTACGACGACTGGCTCAGTCTGGACCGACACGCCCGAGTCGCCTAA
- a CDS encoding STAS domain-containing protein, giving the protein MTARRQADGATVVDVRGSLDASTVSGLRVAMLDALHRDRPRLMIVDLTLVTFMDSTGIGLLVGGHRSALDQGTRFVVRNPSEFVHRQLRLTGLTGLLGLPSTNACPGWRVGG; this is encoded by the coding sequence ATGACGGCACGACGGCAGGCCGACGGGGCGACCGTGGTGGACGTGCGGGGAAGCCTGGACGCATCGACCGTGAGCGGACTGCGGGTGGCGATGCTCGACGCCCTGCACCGGGACCGGCCCCGGCTGATGATCGTGGACCTGACGCTCGTCACGTTCATGGACTCGACCGGGATCGGGCTGCTCGTCGGCGGTCACCGGTCGGCTCTCGACCAGGGCACCCGGTTCGTGGTGCGCAACCCCAGCGAGTTCGTGCACCGGCAGCTGCGGCTCACCGGGCTGACCGGGCTGCTCGGCTTGCCCTCGACGAACGCGTGCCCGGGCTGGCGGGTGGGCGGGTGA
- a CDS encoding glycoside hydrolase family 9 protein, translating into MHLWERSRNIAAITVLLIAGAAAPAQAEEVEQVVNGGFDNGTDPFWTNAGMTIGLTDGRACVDVPGGTVNRWDAAVGQNDIDLVAGETYRFSFDASGDAGHVVRAITGLSVSPYDTYFEQSPILGDWQHYEWTFTANASTSQGQVAFQVGGSPDPWRFCVDNVSLVGGVPPEVYEPDTGPRVRVNQVAYLPDGPKVATLVTDSTTALPWELRGSTGRVLAHGTSTPRGVDASSGQNVHTIDFGRFKKKASGLTLVADGEVSRPFDIDSHGYDQLRVDALKMYYTQRSGIEISDTLRPGYARPAGHVDVAPNAGDGAVPCQPGVCDYTLDVRGGWYDAGDHGKYVVNGGISVWELLAEYEHNRGSRKLDLDIPESGNRVPDILDEARWELEFLLSMQVPAGKANAGLVHHKIHDQAWTGLPLLPHLDPQPRELHPVSTAATLNLAATAAQAARIYGKYDRAFAARALKAARTAYTAAKAHPDLLAPESDGVGGGAYNDSKVSDDFYWAAAELYLTTGEKKYAADILASPEHTADVFGQVAFDWAVTAAAAKIDLALVPNRLPGLTKVKWQVIKGADKYLAIQQQHPYGVAYAPANNVWDWGSSSVIANNLVVIAAAHRLTGKDRYRTGLLTGLDYLFGRNALNISYVTGYGEVASQNQHSRWYAAQLDPALPHPPAGTLAGGPNSSIQDPVAQAKLKGCTGQFCYIDDIGSWATNELTINWNAALAHVIGYAVELD; encoded by the coding sequence ATGCATCTCTGGGAGCGCTCCCGCAACATAGCCGCAATCACTGTGCTGCTGATCGCCGGCGCCGCGGCGCCGGCCCAGGCCGAAGAAGTCGAACAGGTCGTCAACGGCGGTTTCGACAACGGCACGGACCCCTTCTGGACCAACGCCGGCATGACGATCGGCCTGACCGACGGCCGCGCGTGCGTCGACGTGCCGGGTGGCACGGTGAACCGCTGGGACGCCGCGGTCGGCCAGAACGACATCGACCTGGTCGCCGGTGAGACGTACCGGTTCAGCTTCGACGCGAGCGGTGACGCCGGACATGTGGTCCGTGCCATCACCGGCCTCTCGGTCAGCCCCTACGACACCTATTTCGAGCAGTCGCCGATCCTCGGCGACTGGCAGCACTACGAGTGGACCTTCACCGCCAACGCGAGCACCAGCCAGGGCCAGGTCGCCTTCCAGGTCGGCGGCAGCCCGGACCCGTGGCGCTTCTGCGTCGACAACGTGTCGCTGGTCGGCGGCGTGCCGCCGGAGGTCTACGAGCCGGACACCGGCCCGCGCGTGCGGGTCAACCAGGTCGCCTACCTGCCCGACGGCCCGAAGGTCGCCACCCTGGTCACCGACTCGACGACGGCCTTGCCGTGGGAGCTGCGCGGCAGCACCGGCCGCGTCCTGGCCCATGGCACGTCGACCCCGCGCGGCGTCGACGCCTCCTCCGGCCAGAACGTCCACACCATCGACTTCGGTAGATTCAAGAAGAAGGCGAGCGGCCTCACCCTGGTTGCCGACGGCGAGGTCTCCCGGCCGTTCGACATCGATTCGCATGGGTACGACCAGCTGCGCGTCGACGCTCTGAAGATGTACTACACCCAGCGCAGCGGCATCGAGATCAGCGACACCCTGCGGCCCGGATACGCCCGCCCGGCGGGACACGTCGACGTGGCCCCCAACGCCGGTGACGGTGCGGTTCCGTGCCAGCCCGGCGTCTGCGACTACACCCTGGACGTGCGCGGCGGCTGGTACGACGCCGGCGACCACGGCAAGTACGTCGTCAACGGCGGCATCTCGGTGTGGGAACTGCTCGCCGAATACGAGCACAACCGCGGTTCCCGCAAGCTCGACCTGGACATCCCGGAGAGCGGCAACCGGGTGCCGGACATCCTCGACGAGGCCCGCTGGGAGCTGGAGTTCCTGCTCAGCATGCAGGTCCCGGCCGGAAAGGCGAACGCCGGACTGGTCCACCACAAGATCCACGACCAAGCGTGGACCGGCCTGCCGCTGCTGCCGCACCTCGACCCGCAGCCGCGTGAGCTGCACCCGGTCTCCACCGCCGCGACCCTCAACCTGGCGGCCACCGCGGCCCAGGCGGCGCGGATCTACGGAAAGTACGACAGGGCGTTCGCGGCCCGGGCCCTGAAAGCGGCCCGCACCGCCTACACCGCGGCCAAGGCCCACCCGGACCTGCTCGCCCCGGAGTCCGACGGGGTCGGCGGTGGCGCGTACAACGACAGCAAGGTCAGCGACGACTTCTACTGGGCGGCGGCCGAGCTCTACCTGACCACCGGCGAGAAGAAGTACGCGGCCGACATCCTGGCCAGCCCGGAGCACACCGCCGACGTGTTCGGCCAGGTGGCGTTCGACTGGGCGGTCACCGCGGCGGCCGCGAAGATCGACCTGGCGCTGGTCCCGAACCGGCTGCCCGGCCTGACCAAGGTCAAGTGGCAGGTCATCAAGGGCGCCGACAAGTACCTGGCGATCCAGCAGCAGCACCCGTACGGCGTCGCCTACGCCCCGGCGAACAACGTCTGGGACTGGGGCTCCAGCAGTGTCATCGCCAACAACCTGGTGGTGATCGCCGCCGCGCACCGCCTCACCGGAAAGGACCGCTACCGGACCGGCCTACTCACCGGCCTGGACTACCTGTTCGGCCGCAACGCGCTGAACATCTCCTACGTGACCGGGTACGGCGAGGTCGCCTCGCAGAACCAGCACAGCCGCTGGTACGCCGCACAGCTCGACCCGGCACTGCCGCACCCGCCGGCCGGCACCCTGGCCGGTGGCCCGAACTCGTCGATCCAGGACCCGGTCGCGCAGGCGAAGCTGAAGGGCTGCACCGGCCAGTTCTGCTACATCGACGACATCGGCTCGTGGGCCACCAACGAGCTGACCATCAACTGGAACGCCGCTCTCGCCCACGTGATCGGCTACGCGGTCGAACTCGACTGA
- a CDS encoding glycosyltransferase family 2 protein — protein sequence MFAKLPPMITEVVVVDGGSKDRTVEVARQLRPDAVIVQQTRTGKGNALACGFAACTGDIIVMIDADGSTDPAEIPLFVEKLIRGDHFVKGSRFSHGGHSHDITRLRKLGNDGLNLVVNILFRTHFTDLCYGYNAFWRSVVPALDLPDVQLPRPVGGRKLWGDGFEIETMINIRAVAEKLNVGEVGSIEHERIFGQSNLNTFKDGFRVLRTILSEYGRMHRRRRGGLRPFVESLRLPAKPQLRTATPRHAADPRREAAPLNRAARSRVPLDD from the coding sequence GTGTTCGCCAAGCTCCCGCCGATGATCACCGAGGTGGTCGTCGTCGACGGCGGTTCCAAGGACCGCACCGTCGAGGTGGCGCGGCAGCTCCGGCCGGACGCGGTGATCGTTCAGCAGACCCGCACCGGCAAAGGCAACGCGCTGGCCTGCGGCTTCGCGGCCTGCACGGGCGACATCATCGTGATGATCGACGCCGACGGCTCGACCGACCCGGCCGAGATTCCGCTCTTCGTCGAGAAGCTGATCCGCGGCGACCACTTCGTGAAGGGCTCCCGGTTCAGCCACGGCGGTCACAGCCACGACATCACCCGGCTCCGCAAGCTCGGCAACGACGGGCTCAACCTGGTGGTGAACATCCTGTTCCGGACGCACTTCACCGACCTCTGCTACGGCTACAACGCCTTCTGGCGCTCGGTCGTGCCGGCCCTGGACCTGCCGGACGTCCAGCTGCCCCGCCCGGTCGGCGGCCGCAAGCTGTGGGGCGACGGCTTCGAGATCGAGACGATGATCAACATCCGGGCGGTCGCCGAGAAGCTCAATGTCGGCGAGGTCGGCAGCATCGAGCACGAGCGGATCTTCGGGCAGAGCAACCTCAACACCTTCAAGGACGGCTTCCGCGTGCTGCGGACCATCCTCAGCGAGTACGGCCGGATGCACCGCCGTCGCCGTGGCGGCCTGCGCCCCTTCGTGGAGAGCCTGCGCCTGCCGGCCAAGCCGCAGCTGCGCACCGCCACTCCCCGGCACGCCGCCGACCCCCGCCGCGAGGCCGCACCCCTCAACCGGGCCGCCCGGTCACGAGTTCCGCTCGACGACTGA
- a CDS encoding cytochrome P450 has protein sequence MRALRFATTLYRRRLDIAYHGYVHGDPMSRLHLAPGRHDPYAIYEGLRAQGDLVPTRLGNFVTVSHQVCNAVLRDRRFGVMASATTGPAAPGQQVDMSFLDRDPPDHTRLRRLAQPSFSPRQITGFRPQVEQTVDKLLGAAAERGTFDLVSGFSAPLPIAVISDLLGIPDSDAAGFARHGAAIGSALDGIRSLRHAARLQTAKTELDAVFIRLIAARRAAVESGAAPVDDVIGRILATEGDQISAHEILPMLRLLLVAGFETTVNLIGNAVNALLDHPEQWEALCADPAGLAGPAVEETLRWDPPVQRTGRCAREDLELAGQRVRAGQFVVTLIGAAGRDPAVFTDPDRFDIHRTPEADHLAFSSGIHYCVGAPLARLEATVALQRLAERMPGLRRAGTVRRRSSGLIRGPIHFPVQVSAVPTRTR, from the coding sequence TTGCGCGCTCTACGTTTCGCCACCACCCTGTACCGTCGTCGACTCGACATCGCCTACCACGGCTACGTCCACGGCGACCCGATGTCCCGGCTGCATCTGGCGCCCGGCCGCCACGACCCGTACGCGATCTACGAGGGCCTGCGTGCCCAGGGCGACCTGGTGCCGACCCGCCTCGGTAACTTCGTCACGGTCAGCCATCAGGTGTGCAACGCCGTCCTGCGCGACCGCCGGTTCGGGGTGATGGCGTCGGCGACGACCGGTCCGGCCGCTCCCGGCCAGCAGGTCGACATGTCGTTCCTGGACCGTGACCCACCCGACCACACCCGGCTGCGTCGCCTGGCCCAGCCGTCGTTCAGTCCACGCCAGATCACCGGGTTCCGCCCGCAGGTCGAGCAGACCGTCGACAAGCTGCTCGGCGCGGCCGCCGAGCGGGGCACGTTCGATCTGGTCAGCGGCTTCTCGGCGCCGCTGCCGATCGCGGTGATCAGCGATCTGCTCGGCATCCCGGACAGTGACGCCGCCGGGTTCGCCAGGCACGGCGCGGCCATCGGCAGCGCGCTCGACGGCATCCGCTCGCTGCGCCACGCCGCCCGGCTGCAGACCGCGAAGACCGAGCTCGACGCGGTGTTCATCAGGCTGATCGCGGCCCGGCGGGCGGCGGTGGAGTCCGGGGCCGCGCCCGTCGACGACGTCATCGGCCGGATCCTGGCCACCGAGGGCGACCAGATCTCGGCCCACGAGATCCTGCCGATGCTGCGGTTGCTGCTGGTCGCCGGGTTCGAGACGACCGTCAACCTGATCGGCAACGCGGTCAACGCGCTGCTCGACCACCCGGAGCAGTGGGAGGCGCTGTGCGCGGACCCAGCCGGGCTGGCCGGTCCGGCGGTCGAGGAGACACTGCGCTGGGATCCGCCCGTGCAGCGGACCGGGCGGTGCGCCCGGGAGGATCTGGAACTGGCCGGGCAGCGGGTCCGGGCCGGGCAGTTCGTGGTGACGCTGATCGGCGCGGCCGGCCGGGACCCGGCGGTGTTCACCGATCCCGACCGGTTCGACATCCATCGCACCCCGGAGGCCGACCACCTGGCGTTCTCCAGCGGCATCCACTACTGCGTGGGCGCGCCGCTGGCCCGGCTGGAGGCGACGGTCGCCCTCCAGCGGCTGGCCGAGCGGATGCCGGGCCTGCGCCGCGCGGGCACGGTACGCCGCCGCAGCTCGGGCCTGATCCGGGGCCCGATCCACTTCCCGGTCCAGGTCAGCGCGGTGCCGACCCGGACGCGGTGA
- a CDS encoding amino acid permease, with protein sequence MAGRGIFAVRDVRSLISETSEEGTQLKRAVGATQLTAMGVGAIIGTGIFVVIGKGSSLAGPAVILSFVLAAVACAFSALSYAELASSIPVSGSAYTYAYATLGELVAWIIGWDLILEYGVSVAAIAVGWGGNLNAFLDATFGYALPDAISAAPEEGGVFNLPAVFIVLAITLLLVRGVTESVRANLIMVAIKLAVLVFFIVVAFVNFSTDNFTPFAPEGVDGVTAAAAIIFFAYIGFDAVSTGSEEARNPAKDLPMAILGSLLICTVFYVLTVVGAIGIASPAQMAESDAPLAAALDQGAGLNWAAAILALGAVVAITSVVLVIFYGQTRIFFAMCRDGLLPRRLATVNQRYGTPARLTIGLGVLIAILAALVPLGTIVELVNIGTLFAFVLVNIGVIVLRRTRPDMPRPYRVPWSPVLPLLGIAFAIYLMTDLPWDTWLRFVAWLAVGLVIYFAYGYRNSRLRTAPVSPVPAAATEAASPAGTAPSTGAAPSTGAAPSTGAASSTGAASAPGPAETSAPSAPPETPPTAPPRPDDDGRRS encoded by the coding sequence ATGGCTGGACGGGGCATCTTCGCGGTACGAGACGTGCGCTCGCTGATCTCGGAGACATCCGAGGAGGGCACGCAGCTGAAACGGGCGGTCGGGGCGACCCAACTGACCGCCATGGGGGTCGGCGCGATCATCGGCACCGGTATCTTCGTGGTCATCGGCAAGGGCTCGTCGCTGGCCGGACCGGCGGTGATCCTGTCGTTCGTGCTGGCCGCGGTGGCCTGCGCGTTCTCGGCGCTGTCCTACGCCGAGCTGGCGTCGTCGATCCCGGTGTCCGGCAGCGCCTACACCTACGCCTACGCGACGCTCGGTGAGCTCGTCGCGTGGATCATCGGCTGGGACCTGATCCTGGAGTACGGGGTGTCGGTCGCCGCCATCGCGGTCGGCTGGGGTGGCAACCTGAACGCGTTCCTGGACGCGACGTTCGGGTATGCGCTGCCGGATGCGATCTCGGCCGCCCCCGAAGAGGGTGGCGTGTTCAACCTGCCGGCCGTTTTCATCGTTCTGGCGATCACGTTGCTGCTGGTCCGTGGCGTGACCGAGAGCGTCCGGGCCAATCTGATCATGGTCGCGATCAAGCTCGCCGTGCTGGTGTTCTTCATCGTCGTCGCGTTCGTCAACTTCAGCACCGACAACTTCACCCCGTTCGCGCCGGAGGGTGTCGACGGGGTGACCGCGGCCGCGGCGATCATCTTCTTCGCGTACATCGGGTTCGACGCCGTCTCCACCGGCAGCGAGGAGGCCCGCAACCCGGCCAAGGACCTGCCGATGGCGATCCTCGGCTCGCTGCTGATCTGCACGGTGTTCTACGTGCTGACCGTGGTCGGCGCGATCGGCATCGCCAGCCCCGCGCAGATGGCCGAGTCGGACGCCCCGCTCGCCGCCGCCCTCGACCAGGGCGCCGGGCTGAACTGGGCGGCCGCGATCCTGGCCCTCGGGGCGGTCGTCGCGATCACCAGCGTGGTCCTGGTGATCTTCTACGGGCAGACCCGGATCTTCTTCGCGATGTGCCGCGACGGCTTGCTGCCGCGCCGCCTCGCCACCGTCAATCAGCGGTACGGGACACCCGCGCGCCTGACCATCGGGCTCGGGGTGCTGATCGCGATCCTGGCGGCGCTGGTCCCCCTGGGCACCATCGTGGAACTGGTCAACATCGGGACGTTGTTCGCGTTCGTGCTGGTCAACATCGGGGTGATCGTGTTGCGCCGGACCCGCCCGGACATGCCCCGGCCGTATCGTGTGCCGTGGTCTCCGGTCCTGCCGCTGCTCGGCATCGCGTTCGCCATCTACCTGATGACCGACCTGCCCTGGGACACCTGGCTGCGGTTCGTGGCGTGGCTGGCGGTCGGCCTGGTGATCTACTTCGCCTACGGCTACCGCAACTCCCGGCTCCGCACCGCCCCCGTTTCGCCGGTGCCCGCCGCGGCGACCGAGGCCGCCTCCCCCGCCGGGACCGCACCGTCGACCGGGGCCGCACCGTCGACCGGGGCCGCGCCGTCGACCGGGGCCGCATCGTCGACCGGGGCCGCGTCCGCTCCCGGGCCGGCGGAGACGTCTGCGCCTTCCGCTCCGCCGGAGACGCCGCCGACCGCTCCCCCGCGACCCGACGACGACGGGAGGAGATCATGA
- a CDS encoding universal stress protein produces MTAAGAVIVGVDGGPSSADALALGHWASTTLDAPLVVAAVHPAPSAIGSGRVDAEWISDRRAAAERALDEARALQPLNAEYRVIASSSAAHGLHDLAEQLTAALIVVGSAAAAPNSRTFAGSTAGRLLAGSVCPVAVAPAGMPTPPGTLGRIGVAYVDTPDGRAALATAARLAGRTGTPLRLVTVVTRGDAARPFLLGEDAERAFLDTARESYEEALRKAAESVPDVTVEWELRSGDVVESLAELDDVDVLFCGSRGYGPARRVLLGGVSARLLHRARRPVVVVPRAP; encoded by the coding sequence ATGACGGCCGCCGGGGCGGTGATCGTCGGCGTCGACGGCGGCCCCTCGTCCGCCGACGCGCTCGCCCTGGGTCACTGGGCCTCCACCACGTTGGACGCCCCCCTGGTGGTGGCCGCCGTACATCCGGCGCCGTCGGCGATCGGCTCGGGCCGGGTCGACGCTGAATGGATCAGCGACCGCCGGGCCGCCGCCGAGCGTGCCCTCGACGAGGCCCGCGCCCTGCAGCCGCTGAACGCCGAATACCGGGTGATCGCCTCCAGTTCAGCCGCCCACGGCCTGCACGACCTGGCCGAACAGTTGACCGCGGCCCTGATCGTGGTCGGCTCGGCGGCGGCCGCACCGAACTCCCGCACCTTCGCCGGCAGCACTGCCGGGCGCCTCCTCGCCGGCAGTGTCTGCCCGGTGGCGGTGGCCCCGGCCGGGATGCCCACCCCACCGGGAACCCTCGGCCGGATCGGCGTCGCCTATGTGGACACCCCCGACGGCCGGGCCGCCCTGGCCACCGCGGCCCGGCTGGCCGGCCGCACCGGAACCCCGTTACGACTCGTCACGGTGGTGACGCGGGGTGACGCGGCCCGCCCGTTCCTGCTGGGCGAGGACGCCGAGCGGGCCTTCCTGGACACCGCCCGGGAGTCCTACGAGGAGGCGCTGCGCAAGGCCGCCGAATCGGTCCCCGACGTCACCGTGGAGTGGGAGCTGCGCTCCGGCGACGTGGTCGAGTCCCTGGCCGAACTGGACGACGTCGACGTGCTGTTCTGCGGTTCCCGAGGCTACGGCCCGGCCCGCCGGGTCCTGCTCGGCGGCGTCTCGGCCCGCCTGCTGCACCGAGCCCGCCGCCCGGTCGTGGTCGTACCCCGCGCCCCCTGA
- a CDS encoding glycoside hydrolase family protein, with protein sequence MTIGTTALPLPGWEDATVVVEPPGSEPGAWSGAPSTVHADGYVYLAYRLRLPIGAGRGIANVVARSADGLTFTVVAEITKDRFGAESLERPALVRTAEGRWRLYVSAATPGTKHWRVDLLEADTPEGLTDAEPRTVLAGDETAGVKDPVLHHDGHGWHLWASVHPLESWDDADRMTTEYATSPDGVHWTWVRTALRGRPGAWDARGVRVSSVVVDGDRIVASYDGRATAGENWEERTGVAHGVRLADGTFGEFTAEEREPVGSPHEPHGLRYLSLVALPDGRQRLYYEATRPDGAHDLRTELF encoded by the coding sequence TTGACCATCGGAACCACCGCTCTGCCACTGCCCGGCTGGGAAGACGCCACGGTGGTGGTCGAGCCGCCCGGATCCGAGCCGGGCGCCTGGTCCGGCGCCCCCAGCACGGTCCACGCTGACGGGTACGTCTATCTGGCGTACCGGCTGCGGCTCCCGATCGGCGCCGGCCGGGGCATCGCCAACGTGGTGGCCCGCTCAGCCGACGGACTCACCTTCACCGTGGTCGCCGAGATCACCAAGGACCGGTTCGGCGCCGAGTCGCTCGAACGGCCCGCGCTGGTCCGCACCGCCGAGGGGCGGTGGCGGCTCTACGTCAGCGCCGCCACCCCCGGCACCAAACACTGGCGGGTCGACCTGCTCGAAGCCGACACCCCGGAGGGCCTGACCGACGCCGAGCCGCGCACCGTGCTGGCCGGCGACGAGACCGCCGGCGTCAAGGACCCGGTGCTGCACCACGACGGCCACGGCTGGCACCTGTGGGCGTCGGTGCATCCGCTCGAGTCCTGGGACGACGCCGACCGGATGACCACCGAGTACGCCACCAGCCCCGACGGCGTGCACTGGACATGGGTGCGGACCGCGCTGCGCGGCCGGCCCGGCGCATGGGACGCCCGGGGCGTACGCGTCTCGTCGGTCGTCGTCGACGGTGACCGGATCGTCGCCTCCTACGACGGCCGGGCCACCGCCGGGGAGAACTGGGAGGAGCGCACCGGCGTCGCGCACGGCGTGCGGCTGGCCGACGGCACGTTCGGCGAGTTCACCGCCGAGGAACGGGAGCCGGTCGGCAGCCCGCACGAGCCGCACGGGCTGCGCTACCTCAGTCTCGTCGCGCTTCCCGACGGACGGCAGCGGCTGTACTACGAGGCCACCCGGCCGGATGGGGCGCACGATCTGCGTACCGAATTGTTCTGA